The genomic segment CGTCGATGAACGAGAAGACGAAGTCGTAGCCTTGCAGTATTTCGTGTATAAATCGTTGAAATGTCTGGCCTGCGTTTCTAAGGCCGGGACACATTCTTGGGAATTCGAATAAACCGAATGGTGTGATGATTGCTGTCTTCTCTATATCCTCTTCATGGACTGGTAATTGCTGGTAGGCCCGGTTCAAGTCGATCGTAGAGAAAATAGTATTTCCGGCGAGTTGGAAAGTGAAAGTGAAGTCGTGGTATAGGGTAGCGATCGGGCTTCGTTACTGCGTTTAGTCGTCGGTAGTCGCCGCACACCTTTATGTCGCCGTTCTTCTTTGGTACGACGTGAAGCGGAGAAGACCAGGCGCTCTTGCTGGGACGACAGAGACCTTGTTGCATTATATTCTCGAATTCTTTCTTGACTTGATTGTAGCGATGCCGTTGTAACGGTCGTGCGCGACAATGCAGCGGTGGCCCAGACGTCTCGATGAAATGTTCGACGCTATGTTTCGGCGTGATGTTCATCGCTGTCAATCGTGCATGTGATGCCGGGGAAGTCTTCTAGTATGTCGTGGTACGACTGCGTGCTGTCGACACTACGGACAGTAGGTACATCCGTGTAGCGTCCGGGAGCGTTAATATGTAGACTTGTTCTTCCGTCGACGAGTCTtcgattttattttaagaaaacttcgatagcgcgatgcaggaatgttaggcgaattgtgggtaccgccacatcactcccccccgaagatcggaggtcgaatcttgaagtcttgtcgcttgagacGCCAGTGCCAGTGTGTTCCAGTGAGTCgtaactgttgcagtgagtcccagtgagtcgaaactgtaagctgctgcacgggatccagtgagtcagataagctgccgtgcggggccgatgctacgtgctgaccaggagagatgtgctctgcttgctgaccggtcggtgtagtgagaaagcccgatgatgccgatgcggagtcgcccaggccgcggtacattgcggctagtggacgatgtaccgatgaggcgatgctggctggcgcggtgcggaggggcggggagtgataatgatgaaggaggcgtgttctgtcgggggtcaccaatgtgggatatgcgtggaggccaaaggaagatcttccgaccgagcgaggtggtatgctcggtcaggccaaagcccacgtgatacatctcagctgttaTATATAacctgacgcgctcagaaaacttcggtagcgcgatgcaggaatgttaggcgaattgtgggtaccgccacaccacCCTCTTGTATGGGACTCTGAAACACTACGAATTATACAAGTCAAAGAGATAAATACAAAACACAGATGGCGCTGCAGATACCaaaatctatataattattaatacgtgagccaaaaactttgtatcccttttgacgaaaaatggggaaacgtaggtgaatgaaattttgcacagttatagcttatatggtgaaggagtgcatcgagctaatattattttgaaattatgcttttatcatacatttttttaacaaataaaacattacacaccctacaacacacacactaggaaaaatgacagatttttgagtgagaagcctatacatacgaatcatatctcttttatttatggttgaagtctgttgacaacaaggtcacaaattgaaaatggattatagttttttttattgaatcttagatacttgacaatgcttacacggccagtttgagatcagctgagtcccagagacaagagttgaaaaaaaatatgatagtcaatattttttacaaaatataggtagtagtccaaagagaatgtcatatactatgtagtagtcctaaatgtcgttgaaactaaggtcgaatttcggccattgggcgatctctagttagttCAAAAATGTAGCCCTATCTACAGGACTACAATCTACAGCCCTATGCTCTTTAATTTCTCTAATAGTTCATAGACGGCTAGTATTGTGGCTAAACTACAAGCAAAACCCACAAGTTTATTTATaggtaatatttaattattatgaaatttgaCTCGCCGTATGGTTCACCACACAATAGACTATTTGGTTCTGAATCCTCGACTTTACACTGGGCAGCCAGACCTATATGACTTCTACATGgatagttatattattttaacaacgTGTTGCAGGAGTGGGGAGGTGGTGTGGGGTGAGTTCGACCCCGGTGAGGCGACGCCCCCGCCGGCGGTGGATTGGCGTGCCGCGGGGGCCGTCAGCGCCCCCAGAGAGCAGCTACACTGCGGCAGCTGCTGGGCTTTCAGCGCGGTAAGTGACCGTTAGTTTTGACTTTAAAGATGTAGTTAGATTTCAGATACAAGATAAATCTGGATTATTTAATTTGACACTGACAACGAGGTGCGATAGCTGATAGGTTATTTTGATGTGCCACTGCGTTGATGTTGCGATTGAACTCAATGTCTTCAAtcagttatttatttaaaagcaCATGTCCAACAACGCTAACACTGTCTTATATTCATAGTTTAGTTAGCAATAGCACAAAGTGCAAAATATGGTAGCGTGCAAAATTTTGTATACGAGTCTATTCATAACTACATAGTCTGTAGCAGTAAAAATTCTGTAATGACAAAGCTGCCCGAGGACGCACCTCGATCAACGTTAACATTTCGCTGCTACCTCACCTCCAAAGGCGAATATAgtgaattgattattatttattattgcacAGATCGGTGCCTTAGAAGGGCAGTACTTCCTGAAATACGGCAAACTGGTGCAGCTGTCGGCGCAGAGCCTCGTCGACTGTTCGGCGGAGTACGGCAACGGCGGGTGCAGCGGCGGCGCCATGGACAACGCCTTCAAATACATCCGCGACAACGGCGGCATCGATACCGAGGAGTCATACCCTTACGAGGGAGTCGACAACCAGTGCAGGTAATAAACACGATAGTACTAATAATTGATTAACTATACCCTGCGCGCAAGCTATTTGGAATCGAGTGCTGAGAGGCGGAATGGGCGGGCGGAGGGGGGGGTTCTGTTCTTAGAGAACTTGCTAAAATCTTTCAGCCCTATGGTATGGAatggtatatataaaataaaaataaaaattgttttatttccgaatagatttgtaacaaatactttcagaacgttgatgctaagaaactcgcacggggtctaCATTACAGGGTCTGTTTACATTAGGAgtgtccatttaaccaaaaaaagggtgttattttattttttatgatattttatccCGTTTAAAATCTCCACACATGCAGATTCATAGCTATTTTGCATCCATATTTCTCCAAAagtcaaaattacaaaatattataatatgttgttaACTACTCACAGAAGCGGCACGCCCCTCTCCGGTACGGGCGGCGTGCGCGTGGCGGCGGTACGGGCGGGCGACGAGGCGGCGCTCGCGTCGGCGGTGGCGGCGGGGCCGGTCGCCGTCGCCGTCGACGCCTCGCCCCCCTCCTTCCGCGGCTACTCCGCCGGCGTCTACTACGACCCCGCCTGCACGCCCGATAACCTTAACCATGCGGTACGTATgccagaataaaaaatatatatttgacaCTATTGATAACAATTAACACTACGGGATCCGACTGAGACTAATATAGTAAATAGTAGTGAGATAGGTATAAAAAACAGTATAACGCAGTAATGctgaatacaaaatatattatataggctGGCCTCGTCGCTGTagatttataaattacataaatagTTATAAGAGTTATTCCGATTGTTTAACCTCGATATTCATTCCCAGATGCTGCTAGTGGGTTACGGTAGTGACGCGGGTGGCGACTACTGGCTGCTGCGAAACACTTGGGGCCGCAGCTGGGGCCAGCGCGGCGACATGAAGCTCGCCCGCAACCGCGGCAACCACTGCGGCATCGCCTCCGCCGCGCTCATACCCGTGCTGTAGACAACTCGAGTGCGGCAACCACTGCGTGCAAACATTGAACATCCAATGCCAGAATTTTAGCCTGACTAATATTTAATCCAAATACTTTAAGTATTTCATGAGTAAGGCATATACATACTaccatttatttataaatattattggcTGCGTAGAATATGCTCATAAATGTATCttctcttaatttttataagatACTGTAGTTTAAGTTCTGCGCGGTAAACGGCAGGTTGTACTCTGCTGTTGTATTGTGATATCTGATaaaactgtatattttatatttaactgtTAGTGTAATCTTTATGCCGTTAAAATAAAGACCCCGTCGAAGGTAAATAGTGAACGGTTGTTACTATATAATAAGTGATGAACAGAGCCTATTTAAGTGATGCAATTAAAAGactgatatttattttattaagatgttttttgattttttaataacCTAATCCTGTATGTACTACTTATGTATTGTTCTAAGGTGACTGCTCTatcaactatatttttttaaatattctaaacaAATATTACTTAGCAAGTTGAAATAACTTATCTTGCCTATtcactaaaaattataaaatacattttatacatattaattcaatatttctattaataggcaatatatttaatattcatgtTAGTTACACAGAACACACAAATCACATAAAGAGAAGTTATAGTAACTACACGTTACAACCTATAAATTGCTTTATGAAATCAGTATGTTTGTCGCTATAATTATAGCTTATATAAACTATTATCATCTGGGTTTAAAAACATCAGAAGGATCTTTGATCAAGAAATACAAAAGAATTAAGTAATCGATtcaagttaatattttattggcaATGAGCGTGCACGCGTCCGCACAGTGCGTGCGCGCCCGCAGTGTGCGTACGCGGGTGCGTCTACACGACGATCGGGTACACGGCTAGAGTGGCGATGCCGCACTGATTGTTCCTGTTGCGCGCCATCTTGACGTACCCCCGCTCGCCCCAAGTCTCGTCCCAGGAGTTCTTGACGAGCCAGTAGTCCTGGCCGGCCTGGGTGCCGAAGCCGACCAGCGTCACGGCGTGGGTGAGTTTCCGTTCGGAGCAGTTTTCGTCGTAGTATACGCCGCCGCCGTACTGGTGGAAACTTATTTGGCCGGCGTCGATGGCGACGGAGATGGGGCCGACGGTGGCGACCGCGTGTTGGAGCTCCTCCTCGCTGCCCTGCTTGATTCCCACCACGCTGGCCACCCGCGCGCCGACTGCGTCCGCCTTGTATCTGCAgaattcaattattttttttaaacacgcTGCATCATGTGAAGGCTATCATTTGTATTTAAAACTTATTGAGGTGGTATTAATTTTAAGATGTAAAATGACGTCACACATGTGACGTACGGAAGGGAAGGCTCTCAAATGTGACACTTTATTGCATGGGCAAATTCAAATAGATGGGCGTTATAAGTCTGACGTGTCTGTCTGGGTGTATCCCCGACAGACACATCAAACCTATAACTCCCTTCTATTTTCAACTAAAAGGAACAGGAAGTAGCAGGGGGTGGTACCGACCGGCACTGGGAGACGTGGCCGCCCGCGGAGTCGTAAGGGTAGCTGGCCTCCGTGTCGACGCCGTTCTGTTCTATAATGTAATGGTAGGCCCGGGACGGAAACCCACCGTGGCACCCCTTATCATGCCTGTCACAGTCGACCAGATTCTGCTCCGACAGCTCCACCAGCTTGCCGTGCTTCAGGAAATTCAGACCCTCGAGGGCGCCGatctagaaataaaatattatgtagtaactaCTACTAATGAGGGACGATCAAAATTGGATAGTAATCAATTTATCATCTATAGCTCCaatgccggttttagcactaccagcaccctgggcaaATTTCTTCGGTGCCCAGGGTGCCGGTAGGGGTAAAAAGTTTTGTCTGCCTTGCGCCCCTTTTTATTCGGTGCCCTGGGCGGCCGCCTAGCGTCGCCCTCCCCTTACGCCGCTACTGCATAGGTCGAATATACTGTTGTTACTTGTTGTATTATGTATACTCACAGCGCTGAAGGCCCAGCACGAGCCGCACATCCCCTGGTACTTGACGCGGGTGACGGCGCCCTTCGCCCGCCAGTCCACCTCGTCCGCcaccgccgcgcccgccgcccgcacgTGACTCGCCCACGTTCCGTTCCGGGTCCCTGTCCCGCTGCGAAGGGCACGCACATTAAGCCGTCTGTCATATATATTACTAAATAGTCACTACGTAACTTCTGCTTTAATGGACTGCTCGACCTTCAGCTTTTCGGTACTCGTCAcctgtaacgcctccgtggtctagtggtacagagcgcggctcttgactcggaggtcgtgggttcgattcccgcgttggaaacatgttatttccaagtttggttaggacaacgcaggctgatcacctgattgtctgacaagtaagatgatccatgccgacgcatggatcatcttacttgtcagacaactttttacatgcccatccgacgatGGGCATGGGATTAAGAGTAAGTCTGCCATATTATAATGCAATGTGCGGCTTAGGGGAGACTGATTGAAAGAGATGTTTTAGTCGCGACTGATCTTTATTAACtaacttaataattaactaACCTAACTTATATAGGAGGGAGGTGTGACATACACTACAATATAACGTGGCGATTTCAATGCGGTCTCACGTGATcaagaatatattatgttccTACTTCCTAGCTATACGTCATCAGCTCGCTCAGAGCTTAAAAATGTGGTTCCATCTATATTTCATAAAAGGTTGTAAGCAACTTCCAGTGATTCCTGACACTTTTGAGATTGCAATTTGCATTATCGTGCTGCAATTACCTGAGGCAGGAGAGGTATCGTCGCGACTCCTCCGGCGTGAGATCTGCGAACTGGTTGACCGCGCGGGTGTAGGTGACGAGGCCGGCTGCGTGTTTCTTGTTGTGCTCCTCGACGATCTGCTTGGTCTTCACAAACAACTCCTTACGGAAGAGGTCCTCTTTCCCGGAGTACTTTTTGTTGTGCTTCGCCTGAAAGACAGTGCAGTTAGCTATAAAgatcatagctgggcattaactcgttaatccgttaatcgttaattaacgaagttaacattttgattaacggattaacttttaaaaatattaacggactggttaacttccgctaatatgcagaagtccgttaatcgttaatccaatgcctactatttaccgcacggcaccgcggcgcggcgcgaaaacaggttcagacgaaacaaaaacaatactagctgatatacattttcaggcgcgtgcgagtgagaagagatttgtttattgttattataaatcatttgcatatggataaagaagagtgcagtatattttagttacctaactaaattatactgcactcttctttatcaacatgtaaatctatactaatctatactaatattataaatgcgaaagtatctctgtctgtctgtctgtctcgctttcacgccaaaactaccgaaccgattgtaatgaaattttgtatacagatagtctaaagcctgagaaaggacataggctactttttactggaaaaagggttgtaaggagGTAAAAATACGagaatttgttcaaattaagttaattccaaaaattcatactagatggcgccgtgcgtctcttacatcgcgctaacgcttgcccaacatcttgttataagaggtggtatcatcatacatgcgggtttttgaattttttcgattgttatttcttttttacgttatttaataagtccgtattttatattatatatagtgacgtaaccttaaacctatcagtgataaatagtttatgggtaaagttgtgtaattggggggctaaataagctttaaaatttggcataatatataaagtttaattttaaaaaaatgaaatatgtgcacactgcacagctgttttgatttaaggggtatcagggttttttttataaaagcttttgacaccaattttgttgacatcgcgcgctataaactgaagtccacgcggacgaagtcgcgggcaacagctagtgatttataataacaaaatacttctttaattattgtattctacctagagtacaataattatagaagtattttgttttgtccctaacctgttaacttccaaaaccttaaaccagcaggttttgtatgtacactaacgcaatgatataagttacaacaatgccataatattacacatattaacggattaacgattaacgttaacttgcgttaattcgtccgaaatgtaacgctttaacgtttaacgaagctaacattttttttaacggattaacgattaacgaatgttactatttgattaacggtgcccagctatgataAAGATGTTATTTTCAATTAGATGCCTCTAGaatagtatagactataggaATAGTAGTGGATTTGAGTACGTGAGTTTCACAGCAGCGACTGCTAACCAACTTACTTTTGGCACAGCAAGTTCAGTGTGTTAAGACTTGAGTGTGAGGACTGAGGACACATAGCACAAAGGATCGAATTACTTACCACAGTCTGCCACTAGGGCCATCGTTTCGTGATTCAACACTCAACACCAAGATCATAGTAACTTGATGAactattttaaaacttaaagcaataagaggatacaccagcggctagagaaatgaaaaaaaagtacgtgtaatatctatagctgtctcccttacctccagcctataccgcagaacgcgatagagacaactgcagaaaatcaacgattcgttgttcccctgattccttccccaaaacttaaccgatttaagtacttttttcatcaaatattaaacaaaggcttgagctgtgtttctattttttttttttgtataatctagccaaatctgttttctggatgtttaaacacagcggaaaatctgtccatttttttgggtttttgaatgttcatattttatttaataatttaattatgaaaaaaaagaaaacatagggacattgtactAGTGGCCgcagatattcaggaaaaaaattataactctactaacattatccagggaggaaacaggggacaacgtttgtatagaaaaaagggcggtgtggactcctcttaatacatCTTTTGCGTCGCGTTGATACGCACCTTATACGCGGCCCACTCTTGTTCTATATCGTCCAGAGCGAGCGCCGCCGCCACCAACACCAATAATACAACGGGGATCTTCATACTGATCTTCGTATCTAGAGATAAGAGTCAATAAAGGAGATACCTATAATGTTGCACCGCCTTACTAAAtatataaacattaaatatCTACTTATACAAGATGCCACGTCTTCTTATGTCAAGACAttcctataatatattagacaAAGATAGGAGACTTATAAGTAAGAAAGTAGAATACAGTGTTAATGCCtttagtccaccgacgctgtgAACTGCGacacagcggcgaaccgatttacagtctcatccgccacacgacaatgcgttatattgcatctcgctctattacaGTTTCGCATTAATTTCGCAGTttgcagcgtcggtggactagaggcgtaactGTTGACTGTAGTGACACTGACGACTGCTAATGTTCAAATGTAAATCAGCACTTTTATATCAAATCGGAATAAGCAGTTCTCAAAGTAAAGTATTTCTGGGCACTCACCACTTGCACCGATGCCGATGTTATATCCAACTGCAGACTTATGGCTGGTTCATATCGAATTTTTCACGTATTTATACGTCAACGGTCTCgaaaattcataaaatatgtcccAAATACCAATAAACCAGGACGGCACTAAATTCTAAATATGTTCGGTCGTTATCAGTCAGTTACTTTGTGAAACACCATAATACACCTtgtaagtagtaagtacaataattatgattGCTTCAGCACCAGAGGTAAGTCGTACCTATGACTATCTgaatataccaaataaatagcTACACAatgttttttaatgaatttcttCGCATTCCCTGAGATTGCTGTGGCAAGTCCGTTGTGTGTAAGAATTCGTCTGTAATAATACAGAAACTACAGAAAAGTATGGGACGGTAGGGTACTACTCGTAAAGGATCAGAGCAAATACTTTTCATGTTATTGAAAAGAAAGTTATTACACCCCATCTTGTCTCACCGTCCTATTATACGAAGAAAGCAGAAGGTCCACTTCCATGCCGTTAAAAGGTAAATAATACGAATCCTTGacgcaaatatttaattttatataaaacaaatGTTTACATTAGGCTATTTACAAAGTGTTACACAAAGTGTTACACAAAGTGTTACCGAGCGGCAAAAAAGCGTATGTGGGGCAAATGACTGGCAAACGACCGGTAGGCCGTCTCAGATACCGCTGGAGGGAGGAGGTAGAAAAGGACCTGAAGGCGTTACGAGCCGAATCATGGCAAGATGTCGCACAGGATCGAAAGAAATGGCGTGTGCTTGTGTCAGAGGCCAAGACTCAATTTGGGTCGCTGCGCcgcagtaagtaagtaagtatttacaaAGTGTCCGAATGGAGTCGATTCACAGGAAACtactttaattatttagttCATGTTTTATACTCCGTGCAGATTCTAtttcaattcaataaaaaaagaagaTGTTTGATCTATTTATTGCGTGATGAATACCTACGtgatatttaaattgttatcacttatcattatAGCCTGTTGCTGCACTTGGTTTACATTTAGGCCAGAATTAGTTAATTCTAGTTATGGAGTGTTAATGCTAGTTTGGCCAAAAAACGacaacttttatttatattatcctaatcataatattgttaaattgtactgataaattatttacttacaaatTCTAACATTTATTATGTACAACGAGATTGGCACGATTGCGGATACCAACGCCATCTAGCGCCGAATGGCTACTACAAAACTCACTGCCGCATAAGTCGAGATAGTTCTCCTaagggtgtgggacccagaaaaaaatggaggCTAAGGGgctgatttatttcatctggatgcactTTAAATTGAAGcgatgggggcgctaaaacataatttgttctcaaagtgggcagtagacaaaataagtttgccCCTGGGTTAAGGTAACTTTctgatctttgccgcgagcgactgcgaccgacaaaaattcaaataaaatgcaactttatgaCATGGGCTTTAGGTTTTTATTTtgtaccgacattggtctagcgacccatgccgccgctgctttgttgTTGCGGAGAGCAAAattaaacctatagcctagtttataaagtggcattttatttgaatttttgtctgtcgcAGTCGCTCG from the Aricia agestis chromosome 14, ilAriAges1.1, whole genome shotgun sequence genome contains:
- the LOC121733951 gene encoding procathepsin L-like; the protein is MASLLMSAVVMLSVMAVFAARQRTDELDTTLRVRLAAHNRQYRRGQVGFAVRRNRHSHLPHAHFLRAMTGYHRSATSGEVVWGEFDPGEATPPPAVDWRAAGAVSAPREQLHCGSCWAFSAIGALEGQYFLKYGKLVQLSAQSLVDCSAEYGNGGCSGGAMDNAFKYIRDNGGIDTEESYPYEGVDNQCRSGTPLSGTGGVRVAAVRAGDEAALASAVAAGPVAVAVDASPPSFRGYSAGVYYDPACTPDNLNHAMLLVGYGSDAGGDYWLLRNTWGRSWGQRGDMKLARNRGNHCGIASAALIPVL
- the LOC121733785 gene encoding procathepsin L-like, yielding MKIPVVLLVLVAAALALDDIEQEWAAYKAKHNKKYSGKEDLFRKELFVKTKQIVEEHNKKHAAGLVTYTRAVNQFADLTPEESRRYLSCLSGTGTRNGTWASHVRAAGAAVADEVDWRAKGAVTRVKYQGMCGSCWAFSAIGALEGLNFLKHGKLVELSEQNLVDCDRHDKGCHGGFPSRAYHYIIEQNGVDTEASYPYDSAGGHVSQCRYKADAVGARVASVVGIKQGSEEELQHAVATVGPISVAIDAGQISFHQYGGGVYYDENCSERKLTHAVTLVGFGTQAGQDYWLVKNSWDETWGERGYVKMARNRNNQCGIATLAVYPIVV